The following proteins come from a genomic window of Streptomyces sp. Sge12:
- a CDS encoding YihY/virulence factor BrkB family protein, which produces MTGSGGPARLSPVGRIRSAIRRTRAGRRWGRIRDVDLWQRSLGFSALGFLTLVPLLIVVSAANTATGEGFAQWLGDGLGVSPAARVEIDRLFALPGQAWRTTTAFGLAVLAVFGLSFGTMLQGGYERIWDLPPARWWARWRHVLWLGALVGVLYLSAMAPLWRHSPARGFVAVAIGTVFFWWSQWLLLGGRITWTALLPGALATMIALLGLRVFSRLVFSPLIASSAVSYGPFGTVLVIQTWLVGVGVVVFGGALAGRLIHDELPRRTPPMDPDA; this is translated from the coding sequence ATGACCGGGTCGGGCGGACCGGCCCGGCTGTCGCCCGTCGGACGGATACGCAGCGCGATACGCCGTACGCGGGCCGGACGCCGCTGGGGCCGGATCCGGGACGTGGACCTGTGGCAGCGCTCCCTCGGGTTCTCGGCGCTCGGGTTCCTGACGCTCGTACCCCTGCTGATCGTCGTGTCCGCGGCGAACACCGCCACCGGGGAGGGCTTCGCGCAGTGGCTGGGGGACGGGCTCGGTGTGTCTCCGGCCGCCCGGGTGGAGATCGACCGGCTGTTCGCCCTGCCCGGCCAGGCGTGGCGGACCACGACCGCATTCGGCCTCGCCGTACTGGCCGTCTTCGGCCTGTCCTTCGGAACCATGCTGCAGGGCGGCTACGAACGGATCTGGGACCTGCCCCCGGCCCGCTGGTGGGCCCGGTGGCGGCACGTGCTGTGGCTCGGCGCCCTGGTCGGTGTCCTGTACCTGTCGGCCATGGCACCGCTGTGGCGCCACTCGCCGGCCCGCGGGTTCGTGGCGGTGGCGATCGGCACGGTGTTCTTCTGGTGGTCGCAATGGCTGCTGCTCGGCGGCCGGATCACCTGGACCGCTCTGCTGCCCGGGGCGCTGGCCACCATGATCGCGCTGCTCGGACTGCGGGTCTTCTCCCGGCTCGTCTTCTCCCCGCTGATCGCCTCCAGCGCCGTCTCGTACGGCCCCTTCGGAACCGTTCTCGTCATCCAGACCTGGCTGGTCGGTGTCGGCGTCGTCGTCTTCGGCGGTGCGCTCGCCGGCCGGCTGATCCACGACGAACTGCCGCGCCGGACGCCACCGATGGACCCTGACGCGTGA
- a CDS encoding VOC family protein — MARDLASAQRFYAGALGWEFRTTHLGSGIMVAFRDGAPVAGIGSLGGTSGAPVVWTPYFAVEDADVTSARIIERGATMAVGPLAFGTGRIALAADPAGAVFGFWQGEVVPDWSVGRGSAPAWLELRTRDAFAAAIFYGEVLDWAGGRPGCCAVSYEHAHVVLRHGRDTVARISGGALEAAPDPEVRPRWHVHFRVPDLEAVIEAAIRLGGRTASPVQTSSASRWVVLADPDGALFTVVAPQDRPGRAP, encoded by the coding sequence ATGGCCCGGGACCTCGCATCCGCACAGCGGTTCTACGCAGGGGCACTCGGCTGGGAATTCCGCACCACCCACCTCGGGAGCGGAATCATGGTCGCCTTCCGCGACGGGGCCCCCGTCGCCGGCATCGGCTCGCTCGGCGGGACGAGCGGCGCACCCGTGGTGTGGACTCCGTACTTCGCCGTCGAGGACGCCGACGTCACCTCCGCCCGGATCATCGAACGCGGCGCCACCATGGCGGTCGGCCCCCTGGCGTTCGGCACCGGCCGCATCGCCCTGGCGGCCGACCCGGCCGGGGCCGTCTTCGGGTTCTGGCAGGGCGAGGTCGTCCCCGACTGGTCGGTCGGCCGCGGCAGCGCGCCGGCCTGGCTGGAACTGCGGACCCGGGACGCCTTCGCGGCCGCCATCTTCTACGGGGAGGTGCTCGACTGGGCCGGCGGGCGTCCCGGCTGCTGCGCGGTCTCGTACGAGCACGCCCATGTCGTCCTGCGCCACGGACGCGACACGGTGGCGCGCATCAGCGGCGGGGCGCTCGAAGCGGCACCGGACCCGGAAGTGCGTCCCCGGTGGCACGTCCACTTCCGGGTGCCCGACCTGGAAGCGGTGATCGAGGCCGCGATCCGGCTGGGCGGCAGGACCGCCTCGCCCGTCCAGACGTCCAGCGCGAGCCGGTGGGTCGTGCTCGCCGATCCCGACGGGGCGCTGTTCACCGTAGTGGCACCTCAGGACCGGCCGGGCCGAGCGCCCTGA
- a CDS encoding PRC-barrel domain-containing protein, whose translation MTEHVWSYRSASGPLAWADLTGFKVEASDGHIGKVDKHSYEVGDAYLVVDIGVWIFGKEVLLPASTVARIDLEEEKVHVNITKDQIKNAPEFHRDIHLEDPGYRGELGTHYGLGGLPWEGPSGSHRA comes from the coding sequence GTGACGGAGCATGTGTGGAGTTACCGGTCGGCATCGGGGCCCTTGGCCTGGGCCGACCTCACCGGGTTCAAGGTCGAGGCGAGCGACGGCCACATCGGGAAGGTCGACAAGCACTCCTACGAGGTCGGTGACGCCTACCTGGTGGTCGACATCGGTGTGTGGATCTTCGGCAAGGAGGTTCTCCTTCCGGCGAGCACGGTGGCCCGCATCGACCTGGAGGAGGAGAAGGTCCACGTGAACATCACGAAGGACCAGATCAAGAACGCCCCTGAGTTCCACCGGGACATCCACCTGGAGGACCCCGGCTACCGGGGGGAACTCGGGACGCACTACGGGCTCGGGGGGCTGCCCTGGGAAGGCCCCTCCGGCAGCCACCGCGCGTGA
- a CDS encoding DUF6131 family protein, which produces MILVGLILLLVGFLTGISILWTIGIILLVVGAVLWILGSVGHAVGGRRHYW; this is translated from the coding sequence ATGATTCTTGTCGGTCTTATTCTCCTGCTCGTCGGATTTCTGACCGGGATCTCCATCCTGTGGACCATCGGCATCATCCTGCTGGTGGTGGGCGCGGTGCTGTGGATCCTGGGCTCGGTCGGACATGCGGTCGGCGGCCGACGCCACTACTGGTAG
- a CDS encoding CsbD family protein, which translates to MSDKQKSKAKAEQAKGKVKETVGRAVGNESMTAEGRAEKAKGDARQAKEKVKDVFKR; encoded by the coding sequence GTGTCGGACAAGCAAAAGAGCAAGGCCAAGGCCGAGCAGGCCAAGGGAAAGGTCAAGGAGACCGTCGGCCGCGCTGTGGGCAACGAGAGCATGACCGCCGAGGGTCGCGCCGAAAAGGCCAAGGGTGACGCCCGGCAGGCCAAGGAAAAGGTCAAGGACGTCTTCAAGCGCTGA
- a CDS encoding glutamate--cysteine ligase 2, producing the protein MRSVGVEEELLLVDASTGEPLAVSGAVLAAADRCAGECSKGREEQDHVFEKELQREQLEFNTKPVTEMGELRQEIVRWRSEASRHAASAGALVAALGTSPLPVRPSLSAGKRYRWIAEQFGLTAQEQLTCGCHVHVAVESDEEGVAVLDRIRPWLPVLTAMSANSPFWQGADSGYASYRSRVWDRLPSAGPEGVFGSADRYHEHVRAMVDSGVLRDEGMIYFDARLSATYPTVEIRVADVCLEAGTTVLVAALVRALVETAARAWRAGEPPARIGTGLLRLAAWRAGRSGLDGPLLHPRTMRETAPADAVLALYEHVREALVDHGDRDRVSAEIAVLLDRGNGARAQRALLGTRGDLAGVVLGCAELTTAVPG; encoded by the coding sequence ATGCGAAGTGTGGGCGTGGAAGAAGAGCTTCTGCTGGTGGACGCCTCCACCGGCGAGCCGCTGGCCGTGTCCGGTGCGGTGCTGGCGGCGGCCGACCGCTGCGCCGGAGAATGCTCCAAGGGCCGCGAGGAGCAGGACCACGTCTTCGAGAAGGAGCTCCAGCGGGAGCAGCTGGAGTTCAACACCAAGCCGGTCACGGAAATGGGCGAGCTCCGGCAGGAGATCGTCCGGTGGCGCTCGGAGGCGTCCCGGCACGCCGCGTCCGCCGGAGCACTCGTCGCCGCCCTCGGTACCTCCCCCCTGCCCGTACGGCCCTCGCTGAGTGCGGGGAAGCGGTACCGGTGGATCGCCGAGCAGTTCGGCCTGACCGCGCAGGAACAGCTCACATGCGGCTGCCACGTCCACGTCGCGGTCGAGTCGGACGAGGAGGGCGTGGCGGTCCTGGACCGGATCCGGCCCTGGCTGCCCGTGCTGACCGCGATGAGTGCGAACTCCCCCTTCTGGCAGGGCGCGGACAGCGGGTACGCGAGCTACCGGAGCCGGGTGTGGGACCGGCTGCCCTCGGCCGGACCGGAGGGCGTCTTCGGCTCCGCCGACCGCTACCACGAGCATGTCCGCGCGATGGTGGACTCCGGTGTGCTGCGCGACGAAGGGATGATCTACTTCGACGCCCGGCTGTCGGCCACCTACCCCACGGTGGAGATCCGCGTCGCGGACGTGTGCCTGGAGGCGGGGACCACGGTGCTCGTGGCCGCCCTCGTACGCGCCCTGGTCGAAACGGCCGCCAGGGCATGGCGGGCGGGGGAGCCGCCGGCCCGGATCGGTACCGGCCTGCTGCGCCTGGCGGCCTGGCGGGCCGGGCGTTCGGGGCTGGACGGACCGCTGCTGCATCCGCGGACGATGCGGGAGACCGCCCCCGCCGACGCCGTACTGGCCCTCTACGAGCACGTCCGCGAGGCGCTCGTCGACCACGGCGACCGGGATCGGGTGAGTGCGGAGATCGCCGTGCTCCTGGACCGCGGCAACGGCGCCCGCGCCCAACGCGCCCTGCTGGGCACGCGCGGCGATCTCGCCGGCGTCGTCCTGGGCTGCGCGGAGCTGACCACCGCCGTGCCGGGCTAG
- a CDS encoding DUF6328 family protein, with amino-acid sequence MNQGQGQSARDGRSESVEERADRQWQELIQEIRVAQTGVQILFGFLLTVAFTPHFQGLPQVDKVIYIVTVVLGALATGALIGPVSFHRIVSGRRLKPEAVAWASRLTFIGLLLLLATCTSALLLVLRVATHNAIVPYLVAAVLAWYLLCWYVLPLWARVRYTSEEETA; translated from the coding sequence ATGAACCAGGGCCAGGGCCAGAGTGCTCGGGACGGACGGAGCGAGAGCGTCGAGGAGCGTGCCGACCGGCAGTGGCAGGAGCTCATCCAAGAGATCCGGGTCGCGCAGACGGGCGTGCAGATCCTTTTCGGTTTTCTGCTGACCGTCGCCTTCACACCGCACTTCCAGGGGCTGCCCCAGGTCGACAAGGTGATCTACATCGTCACGGTGGTCCTCGGCGCACTGGCGACCGGGGCGCTGATCGGGCCCGTTTCCTTCCACCGCATCGTCTCGGGCCGCCGGCTCAAGCCCGAGGCGGTCGCGTGGGCATCGCGACTGACCTTCATCGGACTGCTCCTGCTGCTGGCCACCTGCACGTCCGCCCTCCTCCTCGTCCTGCGAGTGGCCACGCACAACGCGATCGTGCCGTACCTGGTCGCCGCGGTCCTGGCCTGGTACCTGCTGTGCTGGTACGTACTGCCGCTGTGGGCGCGCGTCCGCTACACCTCGGAGGAGGAGACGGCCTAG
- a CDS encoding YihY/virulence factor BrkB family protein, with product MTDIPRTAPRTGGPSAATALATRTRAQLRRTAVHLWTENVADHAAALTYYAVLALLPALVIAVSLVGLLGEATRDRLIAAITSYAPPQSAQVLSDALGSLSADRSSIWALLISGVLSALWSACSYLAVFRRALHTMHRVPDTRPPLRAAHTLVINALLLVLVFVGAVGLVVSGPLARWVAHATGGPGPDVVALLRWPVQVAVVTVLVLVVFRTGPARSRGTRRGLPGGILAALLWLTATGLFTLYTELDTYGRLYGSLASIVVFLVWLWLANLALLTGAQFNAERARERQPDAP from the coding sequence GTGACCGACATCCCCCGCACCGCACCGCGCACCGGCGGTCCGTCCGCCGCGACGGCCCTGGCCACGCGCACCCGCGCCCAGCTGCGGCGTACCGCGGTCCACCTCTGGACCGAGAACGTCGCCGACCACGCGGCCGCCCTCACCTACTACGCCGTGCTGGCGCTCCTGCCCGCGCTCGTCATCGCGGTCTCCCTCGTGGGGCTGCTGGGCGAGGCGACGCGGGACCGGCTGATCGCCGCGATCACCTCGTACGCACCGCCCCAGTCGGCGCAAGTACTCAGCGACGCGCTCGGCAGCCTCTCGGCGGACCGGTCCTCGATCTGGGCCCTGCTGATCAGCGGAGTACTGAGCGCGCTGTGGTCGGCGTGCAGCTACCTGGCGGTGTTCCGGCGGGCCCTGCACACGATGCACCGGGTGCCCGACACCCGGCCCCCGCTGCGTGCGGCCCATACGCTGGTCATCAACGCCCTGCTGCTGGTCCTGGTCTTCGTCGGCGCCGTGGGACTGGTCGTGTCCGGGCCGCTGGCCCGGTGGGTCGCGCATGCCACCGGCGGGCCCGGCCCGGACGTCGTGGCGCTGCTGCGCTGGCCCGTGCAGGTGGCGGTCGTGACCGTCCTGGTGCTGGTCGTCTTCCGGACCGGCCCGGCGCGCAGCCGGGGTACGCGCCGGGGGCTGCCCGGCGGCATCCTCGCCGCCCTGCTCTGGCTGACCGCGACAGGGCTCTTCACCCTGTACACGGAGCTGGACACCTACGGCCGGCTCTACGGCTCACTGGCCAGCATCGTGGTCTTCCTGGTGTGGCTCTGGCTGGCCAATCTGGCCCTGCTCACCGGGGCCCAGTTCAATGCCGAGCGGGCCCGGGAGCGGCAGCCGGACGCCCCGTGA
- a CDS encoding VanZ family protein, whose product MTWSYARWRGAGPEESKEAAVEAGERQRRPAHPAVRALAMFAAFVGTVAFSVALARVTLEPSAASADLIHSNVRPGHSIKAYLDGASTLEAVRQLGGNLLLGVPFGVLLPVLLPPARGLLRVAAVTVALMTLVELTQGALVTGRVFDIDDVILNTAGALIGYLLIGLRLGRAVHPRRRHWWQRWQR is encoded by the coding sequence ATGACATGGAGCTACGCGCGGTGGCGCGGTGCGGGGCCGGAAGAATCCAAGGAAGCGGCCGTGGAGGCCGGCGAGCGGCAACGCCGTCCGGCCCACCCGGCCGTCCGGGCGCTGGCCATGTTCGCGGCCTTCGTCGGGACCGTCGCATTCAGTGTGGCGCTGGCGCGGGTGACGCTGGAACCGTCCGCCGCCTCGGCGGACCTCATCCACAGCAACGTCCGACCCGGCCACTCGATCAAGGCTTACCTGGACGGGGCCTCGACCCTCGAGGCGGTGCGCCAGCTCGGCGGGAACCTGCTGCTCGGCGTGCCGTTCGGGGTGCTCCTGCCGGTCCTGCTTCCCCCGGCCCGGGGGCTGCTGCGGGTCGCCGCGGTGACGGTCGCCCTGATGACGCTGGTGGAGCTCACCCAGGGCGCCCTCGTCACGGGGCGCGTCTTCGACATCGACGACGTCATCCTCAACACCGCCGGAGCGCTCATCGGATATCTGCTGATCGGCCTGCGCCTGGGACGGGCCGTACACCCGCGCCGAAGGCACTGGTGGCAGCGTTGGCAACGCTGA
- a CDS encoding DUF1206 domain-containing protein: MSRSEQARKGVRAASRGGRAREVTARCGLLARGVLYVLVGVLALRVAFGDSGGKEADRQGALQELAGKPFGSALVWAVGIGLVCMMLWRLSEAVFGAAGPDGGKPLKRLAAAGRTVFYGVVAFSVLSFAAGGGGHSGDQQSRDATARALELPAGQWLVGAAGLGIAIAGVVIGVQAARRTFRKHLAMGGVSESVRKAVDFLGVAGGLARGVLFAAAGSFVVYAAVRFDPAQAKGMDDTLRSFTATPAGPWLLVVVAVGLMLFGAFSWAMARWREV, from the coding sequence GTGAGCAGAAGCGAGCAGGCGCGCAAGGGTGTCCGGGCCGCATCCCGCGGCGGCAGGGCCCGGGAGGTCACTGCGCGCTGCGGGCTGCTGGCCCGCGGGGTGCTGTACGTACTGGTCGGGGTGCTGGCCCTGCGCGTGGCCTTCGGTGACTCCGGAGGCAAGGAGGCCGACCGTCAGGGCGCCCTCCAGGAGCTCGCGGGCAAGCCCTTCGGCAGCGCCCTGGTGTGGGCCGTGGGAATCGGTCTCGTGTGCATGATGCTGTGGCGCCTGTCGGAGGCGGTGTTCGGCGCGGCCGGTCCGGACGGCGGCAAGCCGCTGAAGCGGCTGGCCGCGGCCGGCCGGACCGTGTTCTACGGGGTCGTCGCCTTCTCCGTCCTGTCGTTCGCGGCGGGCGGTGGCGGGCACTCCGGGGACCAGCAGTCACGCGACGCGACGGCGCGGGCCCTGGAGCTGCCCGCCGGCCAGTGGCTGGTGGGCGCGGCCGGGCTCGGGATCGCGATCGCGGGCGTGGTCATCGGGGTGCAGGCCGCCCGGCGCACGTTCCGCAAGCATCTCGCCATGGGCGGGGTCTCGGAGTCCGTGCGCAAGGCCGTCGATTTCCTCGGGGTGGCCGGCGGTCTGGCCCGGGGCGTCCTGTTCGCCGCGGCCGGCAGCTTCGTCGTGTACGCCGCGGTGCGCTTCGACCCGGCGCAGGCCAAGGGCATGGACGACACCCTGCGGTCGTTCACCGCCACGCCGGCGGGGCCGTGGCTGCTGGTCGTGGTCGCCGTCGGGCTGATGCTCTTCGGGGCGTTCTCCTGGGCGATGGCCCGATGGCGCGAGGTCTGA